The Myxococcaceae bacterium DNA segment AAAAGCATGTTCCTGAGCACCTAAACACGCAAGAGAAGTTGGGATTCGGAGTGCCGATCGACGTTTGGCTAAGGGGCTCTTTGAAGGAATGGGCAGAAGAATTGTTATCTGAGAGGAGCATAAAGAAGAAGGGGCTTTTAGATGCTCAAGCGATTCAAAAACTTTGGCAGAAACATTTGTCGAGAGAGGCTAATTTCCAGCATGAACTGTGGGGAGTTCTAATGTTTCAGAATTGGATTTCAGAATCTAGAAATGTCTAAAAAAATAATTTATCTTGTGACGGAAGATTATTATTTTTTATCGCATCGATTGCCAATAGCAAAAGCAGCGTTGTCAAATGGCTATGAAGTAGTTGTGGCCACACACATTACGGCTGGAAAAGAGCTCATCGAAAAGGAGGGAATTCGAGTCATTCCAACGCTTTTTGGAAGATCAAACAAGAATATTGGGTTCCAGATTAAGAGCTTCATTCAGCTGGTTTTGATTTTTAGAAGAGAGAAGCCGAAGCTCGTTCATTGCGTGGCTCTAAAATCTGTTCTTTTTGGCAATATTGCAGCTCGAATAGCAGGGGTCAAAGATCTGATCAACACAATTGCAGGTCTTGGGTTGATTTTTACGGATGAGCGTAAAAAATATCAAATATTTTCATGGGTTGCTCGAATTTCAGCTCGAGCTTTATTATCTAGGCCGAGGACAGTGACGATCGTCCAAAATAGTGATGATCTTTCAGAGCTCAAAAAAATGGTTTTTTCTGCTGACGTTGTCTTGATCAAAGGTTCTGGAGTTGATTGCGATAGATTTGTTCCATCTCCTGAACCGAAAGGGCCTATCGTCGTATCATTAATCGCGCGTATGATAGCGCATAAAGGTATTTTCGAGTTTATAGAGGCAAGCCGGATACTGAAACAACGAGGCCTTCATATTGTTTTTCAATTGGTGGGTGGAGTGGATTATGGATACGATGCCAATATTTCGGAAAAGCAAATTCGATCTTGGGAGTCTGGCAATCTGGTTCGTTGGTTGGGCCAACGTGGGGATATTGTGGAGGTGATCAAAAGATCGCATATTATCGCGTTGCCAAGCTACCGTGAGGGCTTACCTAAAGCTTTGCTTGAAGCAGCAGCGTCAGGCCGTCCTATGGTTGCTTTTGATACGCCAGGTTGCCGAGAAGTCGTTTTGGACGGATTGACTGGCTTTTTGGTCAAGGCAAAAGATGCCATTGCCTTAGCAGATGCCATTCAAAGGCTTGCATCCGATGCCATGATTCGTCATCGCATGGGGACCATGGCACGAAGATTGGCTTGTGATCAGTTCTCAAACCAAAGAATCGCTGAACTTACATTGGATATCTACAAGAGCGTTCTCTAAGAATAGAAAATGATATTCGCGATTATTTTTTATGTGATCTTGTTTGCGATGGTTAAAGTAAATCAAGAAAGACAAGACTTTAATCGTGTAATGATTGCCGTATCACTGGGCTATTGGATTCGTATTTTTTTGTCGAGCTTCTTGAGAGAAATCTCCTTTTTTACCCATGGTACAGGAGGTGATTGGGCGCAGTATGAGCTTTCCGCAGAAGAAATCCTCGGGTATTGGCAGCTTAAAGGTGTGCAATTTGTTACAAACGAAAATTTCAATATTGGTTCAGTGCCTCTTCCGCCAAACATGATTGCCCTTGTTAGCTATTTGAGTGGTGGTTATTCACGGATCGGGTCAGAAAGCATTATTGCATTTTGTTCCTGTTTAATTTGTTTTTTTGTTTATAAAATATCATGCATTCATGATATCGATAGAAAATATTCATTCAAGATGTTTATTTTTTTGATGTTTTCATTCACATTTCTTTATTATACATCCGATCTTTACAAAGACGCTTACGTTGTTTTTTTTGTGGTTTCAATTTTCTGCTTGTCTTTCAGTTTTCTGCAAAGCGGTTCGATCCGGTCTGCTTCAGCTGCAGTTTTTTGTTTGATTGCTTTATGGCAAGTCCGCCCGTACATGGTTTTATCCTCTTTACCTGTTTTTTTATGGAGCTTAGTTGGTGGCAAGGCTCTTTTGAAGAGCCATCGGATTGTTTTAGCGTTGCCCATCATTCTGTTAGTGGTTTCTGGTTTTCCCGCTCTCTATTCAGTTTTAGTCAATGAGGCTCAGACCAACTTAGAGCACGTGCAAAGCATCGGATGGCACAGTGAACTTCAAGCAGGTGGTTCCGGGGTCGACCTCAGTCGGTACGAGGGTTCTATATTAGCAGTACTCCTGAGAGTGACTTATACTTTATTCTCTCCCTTCCCTTGGCAGGGAGGATCTATGGGTTTGCAAATCGCTAAATTCGAAATTTTGATCTGGTACTATGTCTACTATCAAGCCTGGTTTGCGTTGAGGCGCTTGAGAAAAAAAGATTTAGGTCTATTTATTTTATTTATCTTGGCGGTGGTCCCAATAACGTATGCGTACTCGTTGTCTTTTAGCAACATCGGCCTGATTGTGCGTCAGCGTTTACCCATCGTATTCATCATCAGTGTCTTAGGAGTTTGGGGAAAAATTTGGCGTGATGAAGAAAATACGAAATTTGCCTGATGTTCATCTAATGCTCTTTCGCCATACGATCTGTTGCGATGATGCATCATACAGTATCGGTTTACGTTACTTCTTCTGCCTTAGCTTTTTTGTCTTCAGCACTATTAATTTATTTAATTCGCCTATTCTCACTTCGCTTTGAAATTCTCGATCACGTCTCTGAGAGAAAAATACACCAGCAACCTACGTCCAGGCTTGGAGGAGTTGCTGTTTTTATTTCAACGTTTTCTGTATTTTTCTTTAGTCAACCGTTCGTGAGAGAGCAGACACCCTTCTTATGGGGCTGTTTGGCAAGTTTTGTGCTTGGATTCTACGATGATATCAAGGGATTATCCTCAAACATAAAATTGATTTTTCAAATCTTGCTATCGCTCTTGGTTTGCTGGGCAGGGTTTGTCATTCAAGACGTGCGCTTATTCGGATTTGTTTGGAATCTGGGGCTCTTGTCATGGCCAGTGACTATTTTTTGGTTTGTTGCTTGTATGAACGCGATTAATTTAATCGATGGATCGGATGGCTTGTGTGCAGGCGTGGTAAGCGTGAGCGCCGCATGCCTGTTGTGTTTGTCTTCCTATCTATTCTTAGCGGTGTTTCTTTCTACGCTGATAGCGTTTGTCGTTTATAATTTTCCACCTGCATCCATTTTTATGGGCGATGGAGGAAGCTATTTCATAGGTTTTGTGATGGCTTTTTATGCTATATCCGTGTCTTCCAATGCGCTCGGTGAAACCGATTTTCTCGTGGCCATCTTATTCTTGGCGCTACCCTTCACGGATACGTTCTTGACGATTTTAAGGAGGTTTAAGGCGGGCATTCCCATTTTTTCACCGGATACAGGGCATATACATCACTGTTTACTCCGACGAGGAATTTCGAAAGAAAAGACGATGCTTCTGCTTGTAGGAGCCCAGGGTGTATTTAGTCTATTCGCTTGTTTGATCTATTGGGGGAACTATTGGTCCGTTGTGCTGGGTATAGTGGGTAGCCTTATTTTGTTTTCATTTTTGGTTCGAGAAGTGTTGTTCTTAAGCATGGCACAGCCAATGAAAAGTTGAATGGCTTAGAAGCGAATTGAGTACATCGGAGCACTGGCATTAACTGCGAGCTTCAGATGATATTCGGGGATTGAGTGTCGATTCGATGAACAACGCGACCCGTTACACAAACTATTTTACAGTTTCAAAGTGTAAGAAAGCTCATAAAAGAAAGCACAGACTTTTCTATTCCTCAAGAGTTCTTTGGTTTATCTTCTTAGCTTAAGGATAATATTCGCAGAATAGCCTGAATTGTCCGTCGCATTGAAATCTGCTCCGTGAGCTCTGAGTAGTTCAATCACCGGATCTAGATGATAGAGGGCAGCTACAATCCCTGGGGTTTGTTTATCTGCATCTGCATGGTTAATATTAGATCCGTTCTGAATCATTTCTTTGAAACACTGCAAAAAGCTTTGTTCTACAGACAAAAGTGTTTCTGGTCTGGCAAAATTCTGGGACAAAAACAGCTTCTCTCTTGCTAATTCTCGGATCGCAACGACAAGATCGTGATAAGGCTCCTGGCAAAAAGAATCATGCTCTGAAAACACCAGAGCAGGCGCGGTCAGGCAGTGCAGCAGAATACCTCTTGCCATCCAAAACTTCATATTCATAGGTTGACTTTTCCTCCTAGATGCTTAGCTGTTTTAAACCTTGAGATAATCCGTCAATCGTCGAACCTGGTCTTCCGGAGTTTGTTGCAAAATTCCATGGCCTAAATTGAAAACATAACCTGTTTCAGGTGCTTGCTCCACAACTTGATCGATTTGTTTTTTGAGCACGTCCCAGGGGGCAAGCAAGGCCAGAGGGTCCAGATTGCCTTGGATGGGTTTTTGTACACCCAGCTGTCGGTGAGCTCTTTGAAGCGAGACACGCCAATCCACGCTGTAGGCATCCGCGCCAACTTCCGCCACTAAATCCAAATAGCCCGCTGTTCCTGTTGAAAAATAAATAACGGGTTTGCCGGTCTCTCGGACTTGTTCAACCAGTTTCTGAAGATGCGGCAAGACGAAGAGTCGATACTCAGCAGGCCCTAGAGCGCCTACCCAGCTGTCAAAAATCTGCAAAACATCGGCTCCTGCTGCCGCTTGGGCTTTTAGATACTGCGCTGTGAGCTTGGTGAGAATACTCATGAGTTGGTGCCAAGCTTCGGGTTTGGAATACATCAAGGTCTTGGCGAGTCGGTGTTCTCGGCTCGAGCTGCCTTCGATCGCGTAACAAGCTAAAGTAAACGGAGCACCTGAGAAACCAATGAGGGGGACTTTGAGCTCGGGCTTCACCAAACGAATCGCTTTTAAAGTCGAGCCAATGGATTCTTCAAGGTCTCTTGGTTCAAGGCTTTTGATTTGGTTTGAAGTCCGGATGGGATTCTCCAAAACCGGTCCTTCGCCTTTGACAAAGTCGAGTTTGAGACCCAGTGTTCCGAGAATTGGCAAGATATCCGAGAAAATAATGGCTGCGTCGAGCTGAAACGCTCGAATGGGTTGAAGCGTAACTTCGCAAGCCAATTCTGGATTTTGGACGAGCTCGAGCAACGAATGCTTTTCGCGCAGCTCTCGGTAGACTTTCATGTAGCGCCCTGCTTGACGCATGAGCCATACGGGTGTCTTGGAGGTAGGTTCTTTTCGGAGGGCTTTTAGGAATTCCATCGAGCAAAGTCTTTCGCAAAATAGGTTAAAATCATATCCGCGCCTGCGCGCTGGATGGCTGTGAGACTTTCGAGCGCAGCGTCTTTCAGATCCAGCCAGCCATTCTGAGCGGCCGCGTGCATCATCGCATACTCTCCGCTCACTTGATAGGCAGCAATGGGAACCGAAAAGGCTTTTCGGGCTTGCTGAATGATATCCAAATAAAGGCCCGCGGGTTTGACCATGAGCATGTCTGCGCCTTCTGAGATATCGAGGCTCATTTCTTTCATCGCTTCTCGGCTGTTTGCAGGATCCATCTGGTAGGATCTTCGATTGCCAAAACTGGGTTGGCATTCAGCGGCTTCGCGGAATGGGCCGTAAAAAGCGCTGGCATATTTGGCTGCGTAGCTGAGAGTCGGTATTTGTGTGTAGCCAGATTCATCCAGGCTCGATCGAATGGCCGCAATCATTCCATCAACCATCCCAGAGGGTGCAATCAAATCGGCTCCTGCGCGTGCATGAACCACGGAAGCTTTGGATAAATAGTGAAGCGTATCTTCGTTTAAAAATCGCTGTGAAGGCGTATCAAGGACGAAGCAATGCCCATGATCGGAGTAATCGCAGAGGCACAGATCTGAAATGACGCACAGGCCCGGAAATTGATTTTTGATTTGCCGGATGGCTTGAGCTGCAATACCCTCGTCGTGTAGATTCGAAGTGCCGTGATTATCTTTGTGGGCGGGTATTCCGAACAGCATCACCGTACGAATGCCGAGTTGGTAGATTTCGTGGATTTCTTCTTTCAAACTGAGCAAATTGTGCTGAAAATGGCCTGGCATCGATGAAATCGCTTTTTTGGGGCCTTCTTCTCTCACAAAAATGGGCAGAATGAGATCGTGAACGCTGAGCCGTGTTTCTTGAACCAAGCTTCGAAGCGTTGGAGAATTTCGCAGGCGCGTGGGTCGTTGAATCGGGTAATTAGGAAAGAAACTCATCGAAAATAGGCCTCCAATCGTTGAATGATTCCATCGATGGATTGCTTAGAGGATTTTAAGCAATTCGGATACCGAAGTTGTTGAGCGGCTTGAAAAGTTGTTGGACCCAAACAGGCAATCGGCAGTTTCCAGTCTTGCGCGTTAGAGCCCGTCAAGGCTAAAAAATGAATGGCTGCCGATGGGCTGAAGAATAAAATGGCATCCAAGGTTTCGTTCGGGAAAGGGGTCGGGTGTTGGGGAATTTGCGTTGAGTAAACGCAGATTGGATCCACTTGATGACCCTGAGCCCGCAAAGCGTGAAGCAACTCTTCGCTGGAACGATCTCCGTGTGGCAATAAAATTCGCTGCGGAACGAACGAGGCAAATCGTTTTGCCAGCTCGAATGAGGTAAAGGTTGAATCTGGAATGAGGCTTGCAAGTCCCTGGGGAATCGTTGAAAGGCCGACTGCTGCAACGTTTTGGCTTTGCACTTGGGTATGTGGGAGAGCTTGATAAGCATTGGAGCTCGTATAGATGACCCAATCATAATGCTTGGTTGGCGGAGTATAGGCACGCAAATGGTTTTCAAGGCAGGGGAAGAGTGCGGGTAAGGCTCCTGCATCTCGAAGTTTTTGAGCGATGGATTCGTTTTGCTTTTCCGATCGAGTGACCAAAATCCGTTTATTTTCTAAGATACTCATGGGCTCCCTCGGCGATGCAGATTTTTGCAAGCTCAAGGCCTAAGGTCACGGGGTGATCTCCAACGGATTCTTGGGTGATTCGTGCCGACCCATCCGGCTTCAAAACCTGAACCCGTAAATGAATCTGAGCGTTGATTTTTTCGGCATATGCCGCGATGGGGAGCGAGCACCCTCCTCCAAGGCCCTTTAAAAAAGCACGTTCTGCAGCAGTGCAGTGTTCCGTATTGGTATCGTGAATGGGACGAAGGAGATCGTGATACTCAAGCCTGTCGAGGCATTGAACCGCAATCGATCCTTGAGCGGGTGCGGGTAGAAAAATGGATTTGGGAAGTATTTGAGAGATGCGATCGGAAAGACCGAGCCGTTCCAGGCCCGCCTGCGCTAAAATGATTGCATCGAGTGTTTGGCTTTTCTCCAGACGAGTCCCAATGTTGCCACGCAGGTTCACGATTCGAAGGTCCGGGCGAGTCCATAAAAGCTGAGCTTGGCGACGTGCGCTGCTGGTTCCGATCACCGCGTGCAGGGGAAGCGTTTCTAGCGTATATCCGTTTTGGCTGACCAGCACGTCGTCTGTGGGTCCACGGGGCAAGAAGGCGCCAAGGCACAAGTCTCGTGGCTGCTCGATCGGGAGATCTTTGTGGCTGTGAACCGCCAAGTCGATTTCACCCGCAGATAACGCGAGTCCCAGTTCCGCGGTAAACAACCCTTGGCCACCAATCTCGGGTAGGGGCGCTTGAGCGTTCCGATCACCGTGAGTTTCCCTTGTTTGAATGGCGAAAGAACGATTGGGCCAGGCCTTTTCAAGGGCCTCCTGTACAGCACCCATTTGCCAGAGCGAGAGCTGGGAAGCGCGGCCACCGATGTAAATCGTTTTTTTTTTAGCATGGGCTCAACGCAGGGTCGTAGCGTTATTGAGTCTGAAATACAAGTTGCTTTTTTGAGCCAAAGATTTGATAATCTTGCTTATGGCACAAAACGTTTTAACGGTTACCGATTCGAATTTTA contains these protein-coding regions:
- the hemC gene encoding hydroxymethylbilane synthase; amino-acid sequence: MGAVQEALEKAWPNRSFAIQTRETHGDRNAQAPLPEIGGQGLFTAELGLALSAGEIDLAVHSHKDLPIEQPRDLCLGAFLPRGPTDDVLVSQNGYTLETLPLHAVIGTSSARRQAQLLWTRPDLRIVNLRGNIGTRLEKSQTLDAIILAQAGLERLGLSDRISQILPKSIFLPAPAQGSIAVQCLDRLEYHDLLRPIHDTNTEHCTAAERAFLKGLGGGCSLPIAAYAEKINAQIHLRVQVLKPDGSARITQESVGDHPVTLGLELAKICIAEGAHEYLRK
- the hemE gene encoding uroporphyrinogen decarboxylase, whose product is MEFLKALRKEPTSKTPVWLMRQAGRYMKVYRELREKHSLLELVQNPELACEVTLQPIRAFQLDAAIIFSDILPILGTLGLKLDFVKGEGPVLENPIRTSNQIKSLEPRDLEESIGSTLKAIRLVKPELKVPLIGFSGAPFTLACYAIEGSSSREHRLAKTLMYSKPEAWHQLMSILTKLTAQYLKAQAAAGADVLQIFDSWVGALGPAEYRLFVLPHLQKLVEQVRETGKPVIYFSTGTAGYLDLVAEVGADAYSVDWRVSLQRAHRQLGVQKPIQGNLDPLALLAPWDVLKKQIDQVVEQAPETGYVFNLGHGILQQTPEDQVRRLTDYLKV
- a CDS encoding undecaprenyl/decaprenyl-phosphate alpha-N-acetylglucosaminyl 1-phosphate transferase yields the protein MMHHTVSVYVTSSALAFLSSALLIYLIRLFSLRFEILDHVSERKIHQQPTSRLGGVAVFISTFSVFFFSQPFVREQTPFLWGCLASFVLGFYDDIKGLSSNIKLIFQILLSLLVCWAGFVIQDVRLFGFVWNLGLLSWPVTIFWFVACMNAINLIDGSDGLCAGVVSVSAACLLCLSSYLFLAVFLSTLIAFVVYNFPPASIFMGDGGSYFIGFVMAFYAISVSSNALGETDFLVAILFLALPFTDTFLTILRRFKAGIPIFSPDTGHIHHCLLRRGISKEKTMLLLVGAQGVFSLFACLIYWGNYWSVVLGIVGSLILFSFLVREVLFLSMAQPMKS
- a CDS encoding glycosyltransferase family 4 protein, giving the protein MSKKIIYLVTEDYYFLSHRLPIAKAALSNGYEVVVATHITAGKELIEKEGIRVIPTLFGRSNKNIGFQIKSFIQLVLIFRREKPKLVHCVALKSVLFGNIAARIAGVKDLINTIAGLGLIFTDERKKYQIFSWVARISARALLSRPRTVTIVQNSDDLSELKKMVFSADVVLIKGSGVDCDRFVPSPEPKGPIVVSLIARMIAHKGIFEFIEASRILKQRGLHIVFQLVGGVDYGYDANISEKQIRSWESGNLVRWLGQRGDIVEVIKRSHIIALPSYREGLPKALLEAAASGRPMVAFDTPGCREVVLDGLTGFLVKAKDAIALADAIQRLASDAMIRHRMGTMARRLACDQFSNQRIAELTLDIYKSVL
- the hemB gene encoding porphobilinogen synthase, with the translated sequence MSFFPNYPIQRPTRLRNSPTLRSLVQETRLSVHDLILPIFVREEGPKKAISSMPGHFQHNLLSLKEEIHEIYQLGIRTVMLFGIPAHKDNHGTSNLHDEGIAAQAIRQIKNQFPGLCVISDLCLCDYSDHGHCFVLDTPSQRFLNEDTLHYLSKASVVHARAGADLIAPSGMVDGMIAAIRSSLDESGYTQIPTLSYAAKYASAFYGPFREAAECQPSFGNRRSYQMDPANSREAMKEMSLDISEGADMLMVKPAGLYLDIIQQARKAFSVPIAAYQVSGEYAMMHAAAQNGWLDLKDAALESLTAIQRAGADMILTYFAKDFARWNS
- a CDS encoding uroporphyrinogen-III synthase, whose amino-acid sequence is MSILENKRILVTRSEKQNESIAQKLRDAGALPALFPCLENHLRAYTPPTKHYDWVIYTSSNAYQALPHTQVQSQNVAAVGLSTIPQGLASLIPDSTFTSFELAKRFASFVPQRILLPHGDRSSEELLHALRAQGHQVDPICVYSTQIPQHPTPFPNETLDAILFFSPSAAIHFLALTGSNAQDWKLPIACLGPTTFQAAQQLRYPNCLKSSKQSIDGIIQRLEAYFR